The Acidobacteriaceae bacterium nucleotide sequence TTCGCGGTCGAGGCGCAGCGGGTTCGCCAGCAGCAGGTCATAGTGCTCCGCGACTGAGCCATGCAGGCTGTTCTCGATCGGCAGCACGGCAGCATCCACTTCACCCGCCAGCACCGCGCGCACCACGTCGGCAGAGACCTCACACGGTACGACGTCTACCTGCCCCAGCATGGCGAGCGTAGCCATGTGGCTGTTCGACCCAAACTCTCCCTGAATCGCGATTCGCTGCATCTTGTCCTGCATCATTTCTGTTTGTGTCCTCATAAACCGGCAAGAAATCCCGGTACGGGACAACCTCGCACTCTTTCTCGGCAACTTACCATAGCGAGCGCCGCTGCGCCGAATCGGTGCAAAACTCACGGCTGCCACTGCGACGCAACGCTTCATTTATTGTGCGCGATTTGAGAGGTCACATCATGCTTTGGACAATCACGATCATTCTTTTGGTTCTTTGGCTTTTGGGCTTCGTCGGCTTCCACGTTCTCGGTTCGTGGATTCACCTTCTGCTGATTCTTGCCATCATTGTGCTCATCTTCAACCTCCTGTCAGGTCGACGCGGCATCTAACGAAGTACAGACGTTTCCCGAGCGCGAAATGAATGTTCGCGCTTTCTAACAGTGTTGGGACTTCACTTGGCGTGGAGTCCCGGCATCTCCGAAAGGATAAGGGCCATGAGCATTTCTGAAACGACGTTGAAGGGCAAGTTCGATGAAGTAGCCGGCAAGGTGAAGCAGACCTTCGGCGATGCAATGAACGATCAGGAAACAGCCAACAAGGGCGCGGCTCAGGAAGTAAAAGGTCACGCGGAGCAGTCTTGGGGAGCGGTGAAGGAAGCGGCCAGCGACAAGTCCGCCGAGTTCAAGGCTCGCCACGAACCTGAAGCCCAGCAGCATGCGCACGACATTCGCGAAAAGATTACGTCCACCGCGCAGAACGTGAAGGACAGCGTCGTTCATGCCGTTAAGGGCGACGAGTACAAGAAGACAGCTTAGGCTGCTTCTACTCCTGCTACATTCTGACTTCTTACAAGACAAAAGGCCTGCCAAATCGGCAGGCCATTTGTCTTGCGCTTACCTTAGCGGCGAACAAAGACATCGATCGCCACGCCCAGGAAGAACACCACCGAGATGATTCCGTTGAGCGTGAAGAACGCTGCGTTCATGCGGCGCAGATCGTTCGGCGAAATGATGGCGTGCTCATAGGCCAGCAGAACAATCACCAAAGCATCTCCAACGAGCGCAATCGGCCCAAGCCCAAAGCTATGCCACAGGAGGAAGAGCAGGACAGCCATACCGAGATGCATGACGCGTGCGATCCAGAACGCTCCGCGCAGGCCGAAGGCTGCGGGTACGCTGTTCAAACCAACCTTTACATCATGCTCGTAATCCTGGCAGGCGTAGAGCACATCAAAGCCACCCACCCACAGGAGAACGATGCCCGTAAGCAAAATGATGCGCGGGTCCAGTGAGCCGCGCACAGCGATCCACGCGGCAGCAGGCGCGATGCCCAGTGCCAGACCGAGCACGAGATGCGACCAGCGCGTAATACGCTTCATGTAGCTGTAGGCCAGCACCACCAGCAA carries:
- a CDS encoding lmo0937 family membrane protein, with amino-acid sequence MLWTITIILLVLWLLGFVGFHVLGSWIHLLLILAIIVLIFNLLSGRRGI
- the ubiA gene encoding putative 4-hydroxybenzoate polyprenyltransferase, whose amino-acid sequence is MESVLRNTRTTLEMIKWEHSIFALPFALTATVLAAGGWPSWHVLVWIVWCMVMARSAAMGFNRWADADIDALNPRTKIRAIPAGQLSRSFVLAFTIVAAALFVLGAAMLNHLTLLLSPVALLVVLAYSYMKRITRWSHLVLGLALGIAPAAAWIAVRGSLDPRIILLTGIVLLWVGGFDVLYACQDYEHDVKVGLNSVPAAFGLRGAFWIARVMHLGMAVLLFLLWHSFGLGPIALVGDALVIVLLAYEHAIISPNDLRRMNAAFFTLNGIISVVFFLGVAIDVFVRR
- a CDS encoding CsbD family protein; translated protein: MSISETTLKGKFDEVAGKVKQTFGDAMNDQETANKGAAQEVKGHAEQSWGAVKEAASDKSAEFKARHEPEAQQHAHDIREKITSTAQNVKDSVVHAVKGDEYKKTA